In Choristoneura fumiferana chromosome 27, NRCan_CFum_1, whole genome shotgun sequence, the sequence ACACTGAGAGCATATTTGACGCATTTACGAATGTTCAAAGACAATTTAAAATCTATGAACGAAAACTGCCAACAACTTTCAAAAGTGAATTCTCAATGGATTGATATTGTTGGAAGAAAATGAGAATTActtaatattagttattataagttaattaagtacatgacgtagttttatttaatgcttGTTTTTGCTCGCGACTTAGTCTGCGAAAAAATCGTTTTTCGCTATCCCTCAGGAACTGAAAACTAAAAACTGTCCTATTGGACTTCCCAGGATTTCAAACTATATATctcaataatataatttatgtatCTTCTTAATACCCAATTTCATTCGGTAATTTCAGGTAATGGATGGACATACTATGGCAATTataattaggttaggtttttttatggcctgaaccatatttttttacacttgTTGTAAGAAGacacagtgacaaggtacaaaaatgtaaatatgaaGATAGCTTTGACCTCGACTTTATACAGTGACTATGGGTGAACAAAAGTTCAATCTAAAACAGAAACCTATTTAGGTAATTTAGTTTCTTTCTAGACTTACAGGAAAATGAAACTCAGTTTAGTAGttgtaatgtttatttgttaattgaataggtatttcataaaactaaataattattcctaaataagaaagaaagaaagattttttttattcaatatatcAAAGTAACGACAAtgtaaacaataatgtacaaagccaaattcataaaatattaaaatataataaatataattcacgCCAGTGCTTGAAAATGTGGCCacagataacctaaatccagtgcACTTATATTTGTACATTTGGGTACTGGCCGCTAAGAACgaactcatttaaaaaaaaagtaatgatgtaacaatagaaaaataaaaattggagGGAGCCAAGCTGGAGCAGCGCAGTCTTTGggttgttattgtttgttttgtgataaaaaaatatatttcctcTCAGTAGTcgtgtgaaaataaaaatgtttagtcTCTGCCAAAAGTGCAAAAGATGAActcttactttccagcctctacaacaatgtactataaatcTACATAGAATGACTTGTTCGTTGACACTTGCTATtgttaacataaaaatacatttttttagctaaagtaataatatgATCGTGAGGATTCCAGCTATTACAACTGAATTAAATATCTATCTGGGGCACTTAGACATCTATGTGTATGTTGGTAGCACTGTACTaagttaattttcttttctcaTGCTTCTTCACTCATGCTCCAGCTCCAGTTTCGAACCCAATCGATGCAAGAGTTGCACTGCCTTCTGTAACAGGCTCTGTTCTAGAATTTTTCtctgaaaacaaaaattaatttagATTAGAGCGCAAGTAAATCATCTTTTCACAGACCAcaattaatttacattttagaagaaaattcGGAAAAACAGTGTCTCGGCCGGAAAGGGGTAGGTAGACGCTTTTTGAAGTTACCTAAATCCATGAGTAATAGTGAACGAATTAATATAACCTGGGCACAATGTTTTTGAtacttaataattgtttttttttttcatttatatgtcattttttggcagtatttttttattgaaattattttcaaaaccaATTTTTAAAGCAGTTTAATAAAATGAGATTTACGATTCTTATGTATGTTTTACTTTATTCTATGTCGGAAATACAGGTAAACACAATACACTACCTATATGTACACATAAAAAGTGCATGCATTTGTGTATGGTAATTAGAAAAAGCTACAAAACACGAATTAGACATTTAAAAACAAGTGAAGTTAATAAACTGGTGTCAAACACAGACACTCCGCGTACATAGGCGCGTTCTTGtgcgtatttttaaattatggtGGTTTATGTTGTGCTTCTATTTATCATACATGCACATACATGCACGTCTGTTTTGCGAGATGGTTGCACTGCTGTCTTGTGTTTTACTCGGATGCTCTGGCCTAATGTACAATTAaaggtaattataattaaataacatcataatttaataagtaagtaagttaagtAAGACAACAgtgttttatttcacttttttagttttcttattTTGAACTAGATGGCGGCACCAGACACTTACTAATGAAGTATGAAAAATTCAAACGCGGACtttagtttgtttttgtttgcgcATTCAGTGTcatttaaatgataataatactaacttttttattggttatccaatttgttttttacttaAAGCGCTATTAGTTTTAGAACTGATGCAACAAGGGTGCTGTGGCTGTGTTCTAcacactaatataataattgtaCTTACCTATCATACAAACGGAATACTGAGGCATGTCACAAGGCAGTCCATACACAAGACCATTCAAATGGTTCTGTCTGTCCAAGTTCAAGCAAGAGTTGTCAGTGGTGAACTCATCCTCCAACCAAGGCGGCATCTAGCGGGGAATAgcgaaattaaaataacattctaAGGCGACTAATTAGTTATAAGCATGAaaaatagatggcgctgtctgagttgataatatttttccattttctTATTAGCGTTTACACGaagctttgcacgcgtaaacatGCAAATTCCTTTACAAAACACGCTGCTTTATGATGATTAAGCCATTTATTACTCACGTAAGCACCGAAGACTTGCTGTCCAAAGTTTTTCGGATCTGGGATCCGTTTTTTATTCACCGGATTGTACCAAAGGTATGTGACGGCGTCAGTGGATATGTCTTTTGTCATATTCAGACGTCCAGAAATCCAGACGTGTCGTACAGCTAAAaagattattgttattttattttacgttagTGTGATCGTGTTCTTCTAAAATGCTGGGTCCACACGTTTATGGCAAGCGTCGACAAACGCACAGGACGCAGTCATATGTTAAAGTAAGATGGAAATAGCTTTTACTTACTGTACAATATTATTGTAACATATTATtagggtcatactgaaaaccatCGCTGCGGCTTGCAGCAatacgctgagtatggccctttttacttctttcggcacaatgtttattttattttctctcttGGTGCCTAATATATAAGATTGTCTGTTTTTtagctgtaattttatttatttttgttgtgccgaatttaggtaaataaattttattctttctttatttttattataactgcGTCTGCTGTGCGTTTGTCGGCGCTTGCCAAACGTGTGGAGCCAGCATAAAGATACTGATAAACTTAAGCATTCACTTCACTTGTACTGAGCATTCTAGAGAATGTTACATTACAGGTAAACTCACAAAATGAACTGGAGCGTTCTAGTTCTAGCATAGTAAAGGAGGAGAAGTAAGTTcattacaaacaaaagtacatcgcgcggcttaaacgTGTTCGCGCCGGTTGGCGCTGTTACGCACGCACCcaccgcacgcacacactgataatttaaggaggattaagttttctgtacagtcaaggctgccctgccgtcggtgccgtacgttttgattttagctcgctcgtcttgcggtcgcttcgcgagatgatcaccttttacgttcgcgtattcgtacttacgtatttttttttattaggtaggtatagttgtaaattagtagtatataagtgtagtgtaatagtttcgtgcagggacacatgaaaaaatatagatacctacctacctataaacaatatagtacATTTGCAAAAGTACCCACATCGCTGTATTTGTTgtaacttttgttttgtttttagataTATATTTGAATAGATACTTACACAATGAAATTGTAATGAACGCGTTCTCACCAAAAACTGTCAATATCAGTTTGGCGAGTGGCTTtagatagtaaaaaaaaacccctaaaaacggcgaatgctcgatgttctgttacaagtgaatgctcaagtttatcagaATTATTGCATACACTTCAGTGTCATGTAAAACTTGTGTGTGCTACTCGTCACTAGGTGGCGCTGAAATCAAACTTACGTTCTTCCTTGTTTTCTCCCATAAGCAACAACAACTGGGTCATGATATCAGAGCTATCTAAAGTAGCCAGTGTTCCATTCATTTTGATACAGTTGTCGTATGCGTGCTGCCAGTACAGAAGTTGTTTGACAAGCACATAGTAATAGTTTTCGTCACTAGGTGGCGGTGTCGGCGCTCTTAGAGTTGTCACTTCTGGAACATAACAAACgaaaaagaaatgaaataatAGTGTGTAGATAGCAAAATGTAGTTTCACGTTCACTTAGGAGTCCCTaatcaataggtacctaatcatTATTATATCCAAAGTGATTCTTTACACCACTTTACTGTGGTGCCGTGGtgtcctagtggtttgaccatcagcctctcaagcaaaggatcgtgggttcaaaccccgggcTCGCATCCAAGTTTTTCTGAATGtccgtgcgaaattacatttgaaatctaccacgagctttacggttaaagaaaacatcgtgaggaaacctgcacaaacttgcgaagaaattcaatggtgtgtgtgaagttcgcaatccacactctctctctctatagctttgatgcgtCAGAACACATGCCGTCACAACTGAActcactgcatcagataaatgtggaCGCAAccttataaaatgtatgaaaccgataccgttctgatgcgttacgacacaacacgacagacaAATGTCGATGCGGCTTTAGTGAGGCTTGTTTCATTaaagatatgatgatgattgattaagattgtttttttggaatctttttgtatttttttttatttcaattccaaatttttacttttacggtcatcccgtaaaacctaaattgaaaatacaaactgaagtatagatgcacagaaaaacagaaaaataagactatcactgggaatcgaacccaggtcctcggtaatccgtaccgcgtgctataccgctacaccactgatggtcaacggtaccgacacgaatttcccctatgcacctcatatctcagcttgtttgtttcttacttagtcacttaagcagtgacgctagcgacatctatgccgtagccctcatcgagaaactttttcggcactccatacCCTAGCtagaggacctgggttcgattcccagtgatggtcttatttttctgtttttctgtgcatctatatttcagtttgtattttcaatttagatgaTTGATTACCCTGGTAGCAGATAAACTGCATTTTCCTCTCGCAACGCGCTTCTAGGAACACCGGTGCGTGCGTGGCATGCCGGTCCAGCTGCAGACAACCGTTCTGCTTCACGGAGTTCCTGTCTCTGCAATGACAAGGCTCTTAGATCAACTCCTTTAAAACcgcaccataaaaatatcgagcatgccacagttttgcgtagtcccgttttgttcggaaaaaagggaggacaaacgtttccgaaagacaaaactgtctcaaagcaCAATTcgttgccccgtaacgcatatttgccataattaatttcacgtattgcaaaatattcacaaaatatatTCTAATTAAagtaacccgcgtagctcacccaaaaacagtgacatttggcATTTCGGAgactctcgctacactagcgcctctagcggcgaattcatacgcgatagccctcattgaccaaTACATGCCACTGGTGACTAGTGTTGGCGTGATTTATCTTCCAAGGGGGTCATCCCCCCCCCGGTCGACCCCTAGTGCTGGCAAGTTTCATTTTCTAGGGAGTCATCCCTGGTACActctatactccgtttaataaGGTTtaaattaacggtcaaattgtaacacacgtcatcatcatcatcatcatcatgtcagccgaaagacgtccatgctggacataggcctccccaaggctctccactcagaccggtcttgtgctttccgcatccaccgcgatccgcgatcttaaccaagtcgtcgctccatcttgttggaggcctaccgacagctcgtctcccggtccgcggacgccattcgaacACACGTTTCTagatatttcgaacacaaatggactaaaaatacctacatgaacGTTTATTACCgtaatttattatgtttttatcgtAGAAGTTCGCGCAATTTAAAATAGttccgttgtttcatttaaaaaagtgtgcaaatcttatcgttaagtttcaaatgttaaaataaatcatcatcatcctaccTCATAGGCGGCCACAGGCTCTTGTCCTTCAGGTCGTTGAAAGCGCTGGGCTGGAAGATGCTAGCTCCGGAATCCAACCACTGCCATTTGCCCAGCTCACCCTTGGCACCCACCCAGGCGTTCTCGATACCTGcataaacaagaaaaataaacataGTATCTTATATCTTAAGTCTTATATCCTTAAATAAGCAATAgacaagtttattaaaaaaatctaattaagtaGTGGTGAATT encodes:
- the LOC141443312 gene encoding uncharacterized protein, encoding MLREYILSVVWVLCGASYHEQYRVPLTCTDKWESYVFENKEYLVQNLAINWENAKIMCRGHHNGSLAVLDTKEKAEFMAEALAESQFAIDSAWVGARRFGADDPAGYRWDNSLELRRTAADVLASELDGTWQYPAWQNRTHVPVPESGADCVAVQRVHHDHPVFLDLPCELQRPFICERDAQVPNIVKELKTVRCRTGLYRMYDGLLTWHQAAAYCVVRKMSLANIASMRCLKKLGMTMLKTRPSIENAWVGAKGELGKWQWLDSGASIFQPSAFNDLKDKSLWPPMRDRNSVKQNGCLQLDRHATHAPVFLEARCERKMQFICYQEVTTLRAPTPPPSDENYYYVLVKQLLYWQHAYDNCIKMNGTLATLDSSDIMTQLLLLMGENKEEPVRHVWISGRLNMTKDISTDAVTYLWYNPVNKKRIPDPKNFGQQVFGAYMPPWLEDEFTTDNSCLNLDRQNHLNGLVYGLPCDMPQYSVCMIEKNSRTEPVTEGSATLASIGFETGAGA